One stretch of Brettanomyces nanus chromosome 4, complete sequence DNA includes these proteins:
- a CDS encoding uncharacterized protein (BUSCO:EOG09340DDR), whose product MMYSIPIDVKIVSDIFGSPYHEEVDQDDPSSDYAVVLDWLSEQINPDFTQMVEVPLRVKNSLRTIGSCNDWMFDKFSGMIRRKLNTLSEDEGSLVGYEWLEILLRHISNLSELLHRTYEIVGLNSTQERLMERLEDTVFQSWVNKSTVLQAIKRVYEDNLFSDDTTTSHSLVKLAGLLNKIDLDSELTLLLLDTAHSRIKMFVNDICAHSWNKPRLSRLLSWVKDELFPRMDRLVPDDEFSAVCLVEIAKIELAKLRTDEIFDIVIDYPDSKCALEEVRLCLGTAEQQSRLVESFIFQSKKRLLHAGTDSTDIISCYISAIRSFLIIDHRGVLLDKACRPIRNYLKSRKDTVQRIVYALLNTSPENKLIELAIELRNSNNRSMAHNETERVLEWVPDPVDALPDFRKGVVEDIVESLISIFESKDLFVEEFVKVFSERLLQVTNYDVRDIYNDMHLLKSRFGNQEFNSLDVMLKDMLQSKSIDRKLKGKAPDNVHASIISHLYWPKLPKYSFKLPEEVNAAYVGYQKAYEAHKRGRKLLICPSLSKVNLSLEIKGTSHKFLVTADKAAIIYFFQEQPPKSRVKLGLLCMRLQLPLKLAKEGLKYWTSQAVLSECGLNEYRVNE is encoded by the coding sequence ATGATGTATTCCATCCCAATCGATGTGAAGATTGTCAGTGATATTTTTGGAAGCCCATATCATGAAGAAGTCGATCAGGATGATCCATCATCAGATTACGCTGTAGTCTTAGACTGGCTTTCAGAACAGATCAATCCAGACTTTACACAAATGGTTGAGGTCCCGCTTAGAGTCAAAAATTCCCTTAGGACCATCGGTAGTTGTAATGATTGGATGTTTGATAAATTTAGTGGCATGATTCGCCGGAAACTTAATACGTTGAGTGAAGACGAAGGCTCTTTAGTAGGGTATGAGTGGCTagaaattcttcttcgtcacaTTAGCAATCTCTCTGAATTGCTCCATCGAACATATGAAATTGTTGGTCTCAATTCCACGCAGGAAAGGCTCATGGAGAGATTGGAAGATACTGTTTTCCAAAGTTGGGTAAATAAAAGCACTGTTCTACAAGCGATAAAGCGTGTGTACGAAGATAATTTGTTTTCAGACGACACTACAACTTCACATTCACTTGTAAAGCTGGCCGGTCTCTTGAATAAAATTGACCTGGACTCGGAGTTGACTCTGCTTCTACTCGATACCGCTCACAGTCGCATCAAAATGTTTGTGAACGACATATGCGCTCATAGTTGGAACAAACCTAGGCTAAGTAGGCTACTTTCATGGGTGAAGGATGAATTGTTTCCACGAATGGATAGGTTGGTTCCGGATGATGAGTTTAGTGCGGTATGCTTAGTTGAGATTGCTAAAATCGAACTTGCAAAGCTCAGAACCGACGAAATATTTGATATCGTCATCGATTATCCAGACTCCAAGTGCgcattggaagaagttcGTCTGTGTCTAGGCACAGCTGAGCAACAATCTAGACTAGTTGAATCCTTTATCTTTCAGAGTAAGAAAAGGTTACTTCATGCTGGTACTGATTCTACTGATATCATTTCCTGTTACATTTCTGCCATCAGAtcttttcttattattGATCACCGTGGAGTCTTATTGGATAAGGCTTGTCGACCCATTAGAAATTATTTGAAAAGTCGCAAGGATACGGTTCAGCGGATAGTTTATGCTTTGTTGAATACCTCGCCTGAGAACAAGCTAATTGAACTTGCCATCGAGTTACGCAATTCGAATAATCGATCTATGGCACATAACGAAACGGAACGAGTTCTTGAATGGGTTCCAGATCCGGTTGATGCCCTTCCAGATTTTCGGAAGGGTGTCGTAGAAGACATTGTGGAATCTCTAATTTCGATATTTGAGTCAAAAGATCTATTTGTGGAGGAGTTTGTAAAGGTGTTCTCGGAGAGATTGTTGCAGGTTACAAACTACGATGTTAGAGATATTTATAATGATATGCATCTGCTCAAGTCGCGTTTTGGAAACCAGGAGTTCAATTCTCTCGATGTGATGTTAAAGGATATGCTCCAGAGTAAATCCATAGACCGCAAATTGAAGGGGAAAGCTCCAGATAATGTGCATGCATCAATCATTTCGCATCTTTATTGGCCCAAGCTTCCGAAGTATTCATTTAAGCTGCCTGAGGAAGTCAATGCTGCTTATGTTGGCTATCAAAAGGCATATGAAGCCCataaaagaggaaggaagTTATTGATTTGTCCTTCTCTCAGTAAAGTGAACCTTAGTCTTGAAATCAAGGGGACGTCACATAAATTTTTGGTAACTGCTGACAAGGCGGCTATAATCTACTTTTTCCAGGAGCAGCCTCCCAAATCACGGGTTAAGCTTGGACTTCTTTGTATGAGATTGCAACTGCCGTTGAAGCTAGCTAAAGAAGGTTTGAAATACTGGACTTCTCAGGCTGTTCTAAGCGAGTGCGGATTGAATGAATACAGGGTAAACGAGTAG
- a CDS encoding uncharacterized protein (BUSCO:EOG0934323B), with protein sequence MARPASVRQFLEVSGISSSEVATFFLDRNNGRLAESINDFFSNPRVVQEVEKRTKKNSKKSMKSVSTELKELFNKYKEPQLDSTGKSYIGIDGTMRYLEDLGYEPEDEVVLCLADFLDSQKVGDFKEEQFLTNWNNVGCNTIEQMHNYIDINLRPKLLDDPEYFRAIYQYTFKFILEKNEKTLPLDMAQEYWHLLLPGEFSLELETFIKFLHDTSKTEITRDQWNMLLPFLQDYHNDPTLNGYDESQSWPLLMDKFYEYIKSDEH encoded by the coding sequence ATGGCTCGTCCAGCTTCTGTGAGACAATTTCTAGAAGTTTCGGGAATAAGTTCGTCTGAAGTGGCTACATTTTTCCTTGATCGTAATAATGGTAGGCTCGCCGAGTCTATTAATGACTTCTTCAGTAATCCGAGAGTGGTAcaagaggttgaaaagagaactaAGAAGAACAGCAAGAAAAGCATGAAGTCTGTAAGTACAGAACTTAAAGAACTATTTAACAAGTATAAGGAGCCACAGCTAGATTCGACCGGAAAGTCCTATATTGGAATAGACGGTACGATGAGATACCTTGAGGATCTAGGATACGAgcctgaagatgaagttgtGCTATGCTTGGCGGATTTCTTAGACTCACAAAAAGTGGGGGACTTTAAAGAGGAGCAATTTCTTACGAATTGGAACAATGTGGGTTGCAATACCATTGAACAAATGCATAATTATATAGACATCAACTTAAGACCCAAATTGCTAGACGATCCTGAGTATTTCAGAGCGATTTATCAGTAtaccttcaagttcattttggagaaaaatgaaaaaacCCTTCCTTTGGATATGGCCCAAGAGTACTGGCATCTATTGCTACCCGGAGAGTTTTCCCTTGAATTGGAAACGTTTATCAAATTCTTACATGATACATCAAAAACTGAGATCACTAGAGACCAATGGAATATGCTTTTACCATTTCTTCAGGATTACCATAATGATCCAACTCTTAATGGTTATGATGAGAGTCAGTCGTGGCCGTTGTTGATGGATAAATTTTACGAATACATCAAATCTGATGAGCACTAA
- a CDS encoding uncharacterized protein (BUSCO:EOG09340CD3), with protein MVKSYTRYELANTLGVIASHSNSIYIAPNLEINKKSAGKVITAGLEEILVWNIKAGELLERLRDGVVPGALNSATQSPPAQVNSLAYEPVSNVLAAGYSDGSIKIWDLTSRSVIINFEGHRSAVTVLKFDRSGARLISGSRDTTIILWDLVGETGLFKLKGHRDLITGIEFLSDVDKTGTDDLDDWLLTTAKDGLIKLWDLKSQQCIETHMAHSGECWSLALNTTKEMCITCGMENQVKIWKIDLSQDNTKIIEQGVFEKQSKRRGTKLGFKMTTQGEFFYISNADKMLELFRLRDEKEIAKGTTRRTKRLKEKGVTDEEIKSSLEQSKIQMLVAPFTTLYMDRAKIRDVAWGLTNNRKLDVVVTLTNNTIEYYNVAVPESVRKHKVGDHVSQLKYSLDQLGHRHDIRAVDISDDDTLLVTGSNNQLKVWNTKRSTCIRTFDKVGYVISAKFLPGGALVVIGTKEGHLQLLDLASSTVVDSIDDAHNGKAIWSIDLTPDGKTIVTGSTDKTVKFWEIKVDQELIPGTTDKFIKLLHLKHTRTLELTDDVLCVRISPDCKYLAVSLMDNTVKVFFYDTLKFFLSLYGHKLPVLSIDISFDSKTIITSSADKNIRIWGLDFGDCHRSIFGHQDSIMAVRFFPESKDFVSCSKDGMVKCWDGVKFENIQKLAAHQSEVLNLAVSHSGEFFVTVSHDTSIRIWKQTDDQVFIEEEREREMDETYENDLLNSLEGSNGDEIGKKNVDDEEASDEDNVERVTKHTMENLKAGEKLMEVLDFGWKEVEARREYEAQKRMFKQGKLSSKPIMPQSNPLLLALKVTPEQYVLETLSKIRSAQLEDALLVLPFSYTVKLLRFIRIWTNPEVRAKNGAQIPRICKALFFAVRTNNMELISQKDPEIRMEVIELKDQLRHILKDRCDDLGFSIAGLKYMQDQWKQNHSHVFEDPETNNEKSRKRVYTTLA; from the coding sequence ATGGTTAAGTCATATACTCGTTATGAACTTGCAAATACATTGGGAGTAATTGCTTCCCATTCAAATTCGATATATATTGCTCCAAATTTAGAAATCAATAAGAAATCAGCTGGTAAAGTTATCACTGCCGGTTTAGAAGAGATTCTTGTATGGAATATTAAAGCTGGGGAATTGCTAGAAAGGCTTCGTGATGGAGTTGTGCCTGGTGCTCTAAATTCAGCCACACAGTCACCTCCAGCTCAAGTAAACAGTCTGGCATATGAACCTGTGTCAAATGTACTAGCGGCGGGATACTCTGATGGATCTATTAAGATATGGGATTTAACATCAAGATCCGTGATTATAAATTTTGAAGGTCATCGTTCTGCAGTGACTGTTTTGAAGTTTGACAGATCCGGAGCAAGACTTATTAGCGGTTCAAGGGATACTACGATCATTCTTTGGGATTTGGTGGGTGAAACTGGTTTATTCAAACTTAAAGGTCACAGAGATCTGATAACGGGCATCGAGTTTTTGAGTGATGTTGATAAGACAGGAACTGACGATTTAGATGACTGGTTGCTAACTACAGCTAAGGATGGACTCATTAAGCTTTGGGATCTAAAGTCACAGCAGTGTATTGAGACTCATATGGCACATAGTGGCGAATGCTGGTCTCTAGCTTTAAATACTACAAAGGAAATGTGTATCACATGTGGTATGGAAAATCAGGTcaagatttggaagattgaTTTGTCCCAGGATAATACCAAGATTATCGAGCAAGGCGTGTTCGAGAAACAGAGCAAGCGTCGAGGAACGAAACTTGGATTCAAGATGACGACTCAGGGCGAGTTTTTCTACATAAGCAATGCCGATAAAATGCTTGAGTTGTTTAGATTGAgggatgaaaaagaaatagcAAAGGGTACCACCAGGAGAacaaagagattgaaagaaaaaggagtGACAGACGAGGAAATTAAAAGTTCTCTTGAGCAATCTAAGATTCAAATGTTGGTGGCTCCATTTACTACGTTGTACATGGATAGGGCTAAGATAAGAGATGTTGCTTGGGGTTTAACTAACAACCGCAAACTCGATGTTGTGGTCACCTTAACAAACAATACTATTGAGTATTACAATGTTGCCGTTCCTGAATCGGTGAGAAAACATAAAGTTGGTGATCATGTGTCCCAGCTTAAGTATTCCTTGGATCAATTGGGTCACAGGCATGACATCAGAGCTGTGGATATCTCTGACGATGATACATTACTGGTAACAGGATCAAATAATCAGTTGAAAGTTTGGAATACAAAACGTAGTACATGTATTCGAACCTTTGATAAGGTCGGATACGTGATCTCAGCAAAATTTCTTCCAGGAGGAGCGTTAGTTGTAATTGGAACAAAGGAGGGTCATTTGCAACTACTTGACCTTGCATCTTCTACTGTCGTGGattcaattgatgatgcACATAACGGCAAAGCTATCTGGTCGATCGACTTGACTCCGGATGGAAAGACAATTGTGACCGGATCCACCGATAAAACAGTGAAGTTTTGGGAAATCAAGGTGGATCAAGAGCTAATTCCAGGAACTACAGACAAGTTTAttaaacttcttcatttgaaaCATACACGTACTTTAGAGCTTACAGACGATGTACTTTGTGTTCGGATTTCACCGGATTGCAAGTATCTTGCAGTGTCTTTGATGGATAATACTGTGAAAGTGTTTTTCTATGATACTCtaaagttcttcttgagtTTGTATGGTCATAAACTACCTGTTTTATCGATTGATATCTCTTTTGATTCAAAAACGATTATCACTTCCTCTGCTGATAAGAACATTCGTATCTGGGGTCTTGATTTTGGTGACTGCCATAGATCTATCTTTGGTCATCAAGATTCCATTATGGCTGTTCGTTTCTTCCCCGAATCCAAAGATTTTGTCAGTTGTTCAAAGGATGGCATGGTGAAATGCTGGGACGGTGTTAAGTTTGAGAACATACAAAAATTAGCTGCACATCAGTCGGAAGTTTTAAATTTGGCAGTTAGCCATAGTGGAGAGTTCTTTGTGACCGTGTCTCATGATACCAGTATAAGAATATGGAAGCAGACGGATGACCAAGTGTTCATagaggaagagagagaaaggGAAATGGATGAAACTTATGAGAACGATTTGTTAAACTCTCTTGAAGGTAGCAATGGTGACGAAATTGGCAAGAAGAATGTGgacgatgaagaggctAGCGATGAAGATAATGTTGAACGAGTTACAAAGCATACCATGGAGAATTTGAAAGCAGGAGAAAAGCTAATGGAGGTTCTTGATTTTGgttggaaagaagttgaagccaGGAGAGAATATGAAGCCCAGAAAAGGATGTTTAAACAGGGCAAATTGAGCAGTAAGCCGATTATGCCACAGAGCAATCCATTACTGTTAGCGTTGAAAGTGACGCCGGAACAGTATGTGTTGGAAACTTTGAGTAAGATTCGTTCGGCTCAACTAGAGGATGCACTTCTTGtgcttcctttttcttaCACGGTGAAATTACTAAGGTTTATTAGAATATGGACTAATCCAGAGGTTCGTGCCAAAAATGGAGCTCAGATTCCAAGAATTTGCAAagctcttttctttgccgTAAGAACAAATAACATGGAACTAATAAGTCAAAAGGATCCAGAGATTAGAATGGAGGTTATAGAATTGAAGGACCAATTGAGACATATTTTGAAAGACAGATGCGACGACTTGGGATTTAGTATTGCCGGTCTAAAGTACATGCAGGATCAATGGAAACAAAATCATAGCCATGTATTCGAGGATCCAGAAACTAATAACGAGAAGTCGAGAAAGAGGGTTTATACTACTTTAGCATAA
- the HSP60 gene encoding chaperonin (BUSCO:EOG09341CKN), protein MLRFVRPQLKKSVAFMVRNYSHKELKFGVEGRAALLKGVEIMARAVSVTLGPKGRNVLIEQPFGAPKITKDGVTVAKSINLKDRFENLGAKLLQDVASKTNESAGDGTTSATVLGRAIFTESVKNVAAGCNPMDLRRGSQAAVNAVIKYLEKNRKELTTSEEIAQVATISANGDTHIGQLLASAMEKVGKEGVITVKEGKTLEDELEVTEGMRFDRGYISPYFITDTKSGKIEFENPLILLSEKKISSIQDILPSLELSSKMRRPLMVVAEDIDGEALAACILNKLRGQVQVVCVKAPGFGDNRKNILGDVAVLTGSTVFTEELDLKPENATPEQLGSCGSVTITKEDTVILNGVGSKESIAQRCEQIRGAVEDKATTEYEKEKLHERLAKLSGGVAVIKVGGSSEIEVSEKKDRYDDALCATRAAVEEGILPGGGTALVKASRILKDLKAENFDQKLGIKIVEAAITKPAKIIVENAGEEGSVVVGKLLDEYGDQFNLGYDSAKNEYVDMLEAGIIDPFKVVKNGLVDASGVASLLATTECAIVDAPEPKSAAPNPGMGGGMGGMGGF, encoded by the coding sequence ATGTTAAGATTTGTTCGTCCgcagttgaaaaagtctGTCGCCTTTATGGTGAGAAACTATTCCCAcaaggagttgaaattCGGCGTTGAAGGTCGTGCTGCTCTCCTTAAGGGTGTGGAGATTATGGCTAGGGCCGTCAGTGTCACATTGGGACCTAAAGGTCGTAATGTGTTAATTGAGCAACCTTTTGGTGCTCCTAAGATCACCAAAGATGGTGTCACAGTTGCCAAATCTATTAATTTGAAAGATAGATTCGAAAATCTGGGTGCAAAGCTATTGCAGGATGTTGCCTCTAAGACTAATGAATCTGCTGGTGACGGTACCACTTCGGCCACCGTTCTCGGCCGTGCTATTTTTACTGAGTCCGTGAAGAATGTTGCAGCCGGTTGCAACCCTATGGACTTGAGAAGAGGTTCTCAGGCCGCTGTCAATGCCGTTATAAAgtatttggagaagaacCGTAAGGAGTTGACTACCTCTGAGGAAATTGCTCAAGTTGCCACCATTTCTGCCAATGGTGATACTCATATTGGTCAATTGTTGGCTTCTGCCATGGAAAAGGTTGGTAAGGAAGGTGTCATTACAGTCAAGGAAGGTAAGACACTTGAAGACGAGCTGGAGGTTACTGAGGGTATGCGTTTTGATAGAGGTTACATTTCTCCTTACTTCATTACTGACACAAAGTCCGGCAAGATCGAATTTGAAAACCCacttattcttctttctgagaagaagatctctTCCATTCAGGATATCTTACCATCTCTTGAGCTTTCAAGTAAGATGAGAAGACCCTTGATGGTTGTTGCTGAGGACATTGATGGCGAAGCTTTAGCCGCATGCATCTTAAACAAGTTGAGAGGACAGGTGCAAGTTGTCTGTGTTAAGGCTCCCGGTTTCGGAGACAACAGGAAGAATATTCTTGGTGATGTTGCAGTCTTGACTGGTTCTACCGTGTTCACCGAAGAATTGGATCTTAAGCCTGAGAATGCCACCCCTGAGCAGTTGGGTTCTTGTGGTTCCGTTACCATTACTAAAGAGGACACAGTCATCTTGAATGGTGTCGGATCTAAGGAGAGTATTGCTCAAAGATGTGAGCAGATCAGAGGTGCCGTTGAGGATAAGGCAACTACCGAATAcgagaaggagaagttgcATGAGAGATTGGCCAAGCTTTCTGGAGGAGTTGCAGTCATTAAGGTTGGTGGTTCTTCAGAGATTGAGGTtagtgaaaagaaggacAGATATGATGATGCCCTTTGCGCTACTAGAgctgctgttgaagaaggtatcTTGCCTGGTGGAGGTACCGCTTTGGTTAAGGCCTCCAGAATTTTGAAGGACTTGAAGGCTGAAAATTTCGATCAGAAGCTTGGTATTAAGATTGTTGAGGCTGCTATTACCAAGCCAGCCAAGATCATCGTTGAAAATGCTGGCGAAGAAGGTTCCGTTGTTGTCGGAAAGCTATTGGACGAGTATGGTGATCAGTTTAACCTCGGTTACGATTCTGCTAAGAATGAGTATGTGGATATGCTTGAAGCTGGTATCATAGATCCATTTAAGGTTGTTAAGAATGGTTTAGTTGATGCTTCTGGTGTTGCTTCTTTATTGGCTACTACTGAGTGTGCCATTGTTGATGCCCCAGAGCCAAAGTCTGCTGCTCCAAATCCAGGTATGGGTGGAGGAATGGGCGGAATGGGAGGTTTCTAA
- a CDS encoding uncharacterized protein (BUSCO:EOG093431P2), with translation MSSVQIFSSFWLFGLINNVLYVVILSAAVDLVGPTAPKAIVLMADVLPSFICKLTAPFYIQIIPYHVRIWILAGLSGTGMLIISLVDSLTLSLCGIVLASVSSGLGEITFLQLTHYYTDISLHGWSSGTGGAGLIGSFVFMLLTTIIGISPRTTLLIFSIVPCVLVAAFFLMLPSRSRLVRNCPASNEEIQHIFCPTVPIGSTQDISPDALPIIRGEAEDGAEEMTKYEHRTFKDHILVTVERIKPYFVPYMGPLFTVYMAEYIINQGISPTLLFPLKDMPFAHFRDAYVTYSTLYQTGVFISRSSGALVKLDHLYIPSLLQVVNLLACVLQSMFMWLPNIYLVFLLVFYEGLLGGLSYVNTFRAVAERTDISEREFAMGCVGMSDSGGIVVAAIFSMFLEPSLCSYQVSNGRPWCSLQ, from the coding sequence ATGTCATCGGTGCAGATCTTTTCATCGTTTTGGTTATTTGGTCTTATCAATAATGTTCTTTATGTAGTGATTCTCTCGGCAGCTGTGGATCTTGTGGGACCTACTGCCCCAAAAGCTATAGTCTTGATGGCGGATGTGCTACCTTCGTTCATTTGTAAATTAACAGCTCCTTTCTACATTCAAATCATTCCATATCATGTCAGGATATGGATCTTGGCAGGATTGAGTGGTACGGGTATGTTGATCATATCTTTGGTTGATAGTCTCACTTTATCACTCTGTGGAATTGTGCTAGCCTCAGTCTCTTCTGGGTTAGGTGAAATCACATTCCTTCAACTGACTCATTACTACACTGATATTTCACTACATGGATGGTCATCCGGAACCGGTGGTGCTGGTTTAATTGGTTCTTTTGTGTTCATGCTTCTGACCACCATTATTGGGATTTCGCCAAGAACAACCCTATTGATATTCTCGATAGTTCCTTGTGTCTTGGTCgctgctttcttcttgatgcTACCGTCCAGAAGTCGGCTAGTGAGAAATTGTCCAGCTTCtaatgaagaaattcagCATATTTTTTGCCCTACCGTGCCTATCGGTAGTACTCAAGATATCTCACCCGATGCACTTCCTATCATTCGGGGAGAAGCTGAAGATGGTGCTGAAGAAATGACTAAGTATGAGCATAGGACATTCAAAGATCATATTTTAGTCACCGTAGAGCGCATTAAACCATATTTTGTGCCCTATATGGGGCCTCTATTCACCGTATATATGGCTGAATATATAATTAACCAAGGGATATCGCCTACTCTACTCTTCCCCCTTAAGGATATGCCCTTTGCTCATTTCAGAGATGCCTACGTTACTTACAGCACACTTTACCAAACTGGTGTGTTCATTTCACGGTCTTCTGGTGCCCTTGTCAAACTAGATCATTTGTACATTCCATCTCTCTTACAGGTTGTTAATCTTTTAGCGTGTGTTTTGCAATCGATGTTCATGTGGCTGCCAAATATCTACTTGGTTTTCTTACTTGTTTTCTATGAGGGTTTGTTAGGAGGTCTTTCGTACGTTAACACTTTCAGAGCAGTTGCTGAGAGAACCGATAtttcagaaagagagttTGCTATGGGTTGTGTTGGTATGAGCGATAGTGGTGGTATTGTTGTCGCTGCGATCTTTTCTATGTTCTTGGAGCCTTCATTATGTTCATACCAAGTAAGTAACGGTCGGCCTTGGTGCTCGCTGCAATAA